The following proteins are co-located in the Bradyrhizobium sp. AZCC 2176 genome:
- a CDS encoding polysaccharide deacetylase family protein, producing the protein MRIAAGLIFAGAVSLLASSAAWSQTPPVKGAASPPQAAPAPAPPPAPVSTRPPCNNPNALGIGRTVEIDTTGGPGFGFEHFKELDFLRDKEVVLTFDDGPWPVNTPSVLKTLAEECTTGIFFPIGKHATYYPEILKQVMAAGHSIGSHTWSHAALVNKKLNEQQRKDEIEKGFSAVKWALGGKAPAPFFRFPALQHPPEMVTYLGTRNIGIFSCDLDSFDFKASKPQTIIDNVMRKVEKNGKGIILMHDFQKHTAEALPELLKKLKAGGYKVVAMRAKAPVQTIAQYDEDIVKDLKLPTVSSRPVSSVVQTISE; encoded by the coding sequence ATGCGTATTGCGGCAGGGTTGATCTTTGCAGGCGCGGTTTCGCTGTTGGCATCAAGCGCGGCGTGGTCGCAGACGCCACCCGTCAAAGGCGCGGCCTCGCCTCCGCAGGCAGCGCCTGCCCCCGCCCCGCCGCCGGCGCCCGTCTCGACCCGTCCGCCATGCAACAATCCCAACGCGCTCGGCATCGGCCGCACCGTCGAGATCGACACGACCGGCGGTCCCGGTTTCGGCTTCGAACATTTCAAGGAGCTCGACTTCCTGCGCGACAAGGAAGTGGTTCTGACCTTTGACGACGGTCCGTGGCCGGTGAATACGCCGTCGGTGCTGAAGACGCTGGCGGAAGAGTGCACCACCGGCATCTTCTTTCCGATCGGAAAGCACGCCACCTATTATCCCGAAATACTCAAACAGGTGATGGCGGCCGGCCACTCCATCGGATCGCACACCTGGTCGCATGCCGCCCTCGTCAACAAGAAGCTGAACGAGCAGCAGCGCAAGGATGAAATCGAAAAAGGATTCAGCGCCGTGAAATGGGCGCTCGGCGGCAAGGCGCCGGCCCCGTTCTTCCGCTTCCCGGCGCTGCAGCACCCGCCGGAGATGGTGACCTATCTCGGCACCCGCAACATCGGAATCTTCTCCTGCGACCTCGATTCCTTCGACTTCAAGGCGAGCAAGCCGCAGACCATCATCGACAACGTGATGCGCAAGGTCGAGAAGAACGGCAAAGGCATCATCCTGATGCACGACTTCCAGAAGCATACCGCCGAAGCCCTGCCCGAGCTCCTGAAGAAGCTGAAGGCAGGCGGCTACAAGGTGGTTGCGATGCGCGCCAAGGCGCCGGTGCAGACCATCGCGCAATATGACGAGGACATCGTCAAGGATCTGAAGCTGCCGACCGTGAGCTCACGTCCGGTCTCCAGCGTCGTGCAGACGATCTCGGAATAA
- a CDS encoding glutathione peroxidase gives MMDRRSVISAALAAIAAVASNRQSLAQAGMSRITAYAFSFPGLAGGDIRLSEFAGRPILIVNTASLCGFTPQYGGLQELWTEFGDRGLMIIGVPSNDFGGQEPGGASEIVATAQNHHVSFPIAAKAVVKGPTAHPFYKWAAEARPKDVPRWNFHKYLIGRDGYIADVFPESVDPVDTRVKTAIARALAAS, from the coding sequence ATGATGGACCGCAGGAGCGTGATATCAGCGGCGCTGGCCGCGATCGCAGCCGTCGCCTCGAACAGGCAATCGCTGGCGCAGGCCGGCATGAGCCGGATCACGGCTTACGCGTTTTCGTTTCCGGGATTGGCCGGCGGCGACATCAGGCTTTCCGAATTTGCCGGCCGGCCGATCCTGATCGTCAACACCGCTTCGCTCTGTGGCTTCACGCCGCAATATGGCGGTTTGCAGGAATTGTGGACCGAGTTTGGCGACCGCGGCCTAATGATCATCGGCGTTCCCTCAAACGATTTCGGCGGCCAGGAGCCGGGCGGCGCGTCCGAAATCGTCGCGACCGCGCAGAACCACCACGTCAGCTTTCCGATCGCCGCGAAGGCCGTCGTCAAGGGACCGACCGCGCATCCATTCTACAAATGGGCGGCAGAGGCGCGGCCGAAGGATGTTCCACGCTGGAACTTCCACAAATACCTGATCGGCCGCGACGGCTATATCGCCGACGTCTTCCCGGAATCCGTCGACCCCGTGGATACACGGGTGAAAACCGCCATCGCGCGGGCACTCGCCGCTTCCTGA
- a CDS encoding DoxX family protein, which translates to MPALVTFGRVLFAVLFMYTGATKLFAIQQTADFIATKITIPAVLAPYTSQLETMTGMPMPQLLAMGVGGFEILAGLMIAVNFGARFFAILLIFFVLATTFYFHDFWNQPAPENAKTLIDALKNLSIIGALFMIAGYGKGPRPNEPAYGDI; encoded by the coding sequence ATGCCAGCGTTAGTTACCTTCGGGCGAGTCCTGTTCGCCGTCCTCTTCATGTACACGGGAGCGACCAAGCTCTTCGCGATTCAGCAGACGGCCGACTTCATCGCAACCAAGATAACCATCCCGGCGGTACTGGCGCCCTATACCTCGCAGCTCGAAACCATGACGGGCATGCCGATGCCGCAACTGCTGGCGATGGGCGTTGGCGGCTTCGAGATCCTCGCGGGTCTGATGATCGCGGTCAATTTCGGCGCGCGCTTCTTCGCGATTCTGCTGATCTTCTTCGTGCTGGCGACAACCTTCTACTTCCACGATTTCTGGAATCAGCCGGCGCCCGAAAATGCCAAGACGCTGATCGATGCCCTGAAGAACCTGTCGATCATCGGCGCGCTGTTCATGATCGCAGGCTACGGCAAGGGTCCGCGACCGAATGAACCGGCCTACGGGGACATCTGA
- a CDS encoding TRAP transporter large permease yields the protein MTGLELLGLAMLLVMLGAIFIGLPISFTLLFLALMFGYAGMGERVFNLAYLQTIGLMKQDELVAVPMFVLMGFICDQAGLMERLFKAFRDLFAPLKGALYVVVILTATLFGIAAGTVGATVALLGIMAGPMMIRSGYDVRMSAGAIAAGGTLGILIPPSVMLVVMAPVLDISIIDLYAAAFGPGFLLSAMFIAYTLIRCHFNPKLGPPVPVEERPDSMRIVLWECLVGLVPVTVLTLVTLGAILAGITTAAEAAAFGALGAILLVIAYGKFTWRGLLDACYATLATTSMVLLLAVASNVFGAVFAWLGTATWMTNALLASPLPSWGTMSLLLTLIFLLGWPFEWPAIVFIFLPMLAPVAKGLGYDMVWFGCIVAVVLQTAFLSPPVAMSAYYLKQVVKEWNLRLIYRGMADFMVLQCACVALVLIFPAIAMWFPQWLQARRVAERNAQIEYVAPPPTAAAALDGSRVAVRNF from the coding sequence ATGACGGGCCTCGAACTCCTCGGACTTGCCATGCTCCTCGTAATGCTGGGAGCCATCTTCATCGGCCTGCCGATCAGCTTCACGCTGCTGTTCCTAGCGCTGATGTTCGGCTATGCCGGCATGGGTGAGCGCGTCTTCAACCTCGCCTATCTGCAGACCATCGGCCTGATGAAGCAGGACGAACTCGTCGCAGTGCCGATGTTCGTTCTGATGGGATTCATCTGCGACCAGGCCGGACTCATGGAGCGGCTGTTCAAGGCGTTCCGCGATCTGTTCGCGCCGCTCAAGGGCGCGCTCTATGTGGTCGTCATTCTCACGGCGACGCTGTTCGGCATCGCCGCCGGAACTGTCGGCGCAACCGTCGCGCTGCTCGGCATCATGGCCGGGCCGATGATGATCCGCTCCGGCTACGATGTGCGGATGTCGGCCGGCGCCATCGCCGCGGGAGGCACGCTCGGCATCCTGATTCCGCCGTCCGTGATGCTGGTCGTGATGGCACCCGTGCTCGATATCTCGATCATAGATCTCTATGCAGCCGCGTTCGGCCCGGGCTTCCTGTTGTCCGCGATGTTCATCGCCTACACCCTGATCCGCTGCCACTTCAATCCCAAGCTCGGCCCGCCGGTGCCGGTCGAGGAACGGCCGGATTCGATGCGGATCGTATTGTGGGAATGCCTGGTCGGCCTCGTGCCGGTGACTGTGCTGACGCTCGTGACACTCGGCGCCATTCTCGCCGGCATCACGACGGCCGCGGAAGCGGCGGCCTTCGGTGCACTCGGCGCGATCCTGCTCGTCATTGCCTATGGCAAGTTCACATGGCGAGGATTGCTGGATGCCTGTTACGCCACGCTGGCGACGACAAGCATGGTGCTATTGCTTGCGGTAGCCTCCAACGTGTTCGGCGCCGTGTTCGCGTGGCTCGGCACGGCGACCTGGATGACCAACGCCCTGCTGGCTTCGCCGCTGCCTTCCTGGGGCACGATGTCCCTGCTCCTCACCCTGATATTCCTGCTCGGCTGGCCGTTCGAATGGCCGGCCATCGTCTTCATCTTCCTGCCGATGCTGGCGCCCGTGGCCAAGGGCCTCGGCTATGACATGGTCTGGTTCGGCTGCATCGTCGCTGTCGTGCTGCAAACCGCGTTCCTGTCTCCACCAGTCGCCATGTCGGCCTACTATCTCAAGCAGGTCGTCAAGGAATGGAACCTGCGGCTGATCTACCGCGGCATGGCCGACTTCATGGTGCTCCAGTGCGCCTGTGTGGCGCTGGTGCTGATCTTCCCGGCCATCGCGATGTGGTTCCCGCAGTGGCTGCAGGCGCGCAGAGTGGCGGAACGCAACGCGCAGATCGAGTACGTCGCGCCGCCGCCGACCGCCGCCGCGGCCCTTGACGGTTCACGTGTTGCCGTTCGGAATTTCTGA
- a CDS encoding TRAP transporter substrate-binding protein encodes MVTVFTAPVHAQTAQKPLVLKGQSTHPASSNFHLIFKLWAETVEKMTAGRLKIETLPAGAIVPPFEVFDATSKNVLDVGMGPFGYILGRNTATIPMSHGPLYGMDGSDYWAWYYDGGGMKLLDEFYRDVLKLNVVGFPIPTDYPQGMGWFKKEINSLADLKGMKYRIYGIGAETYGRLGVSVVTIPGGEIVPAMERGVIEGAEWINCEEDKKLGLHQVAKHYYTPGMHEPVTGGQLMINGDVWKKLTPDLQEIIKVASVYATTQRNFALNRETAQACQDLIKGGVQMHRTPDEILTNFLDEWEKIQAEHAAKNPFYRKVIDSQKAYAEQIVPFKLSWFPPYNFAGEYYWKNKIYLTKK; translated from the coding sequence ATGGTCACCGTCTTCACTGCGCCGGTTCACGCTCAAACCGCTCAAAAGCCGCTAGTGCTGAAGGGTCAGTCGACCCACCCCGCATCCTCGAACTTCCATCTCATCTTCAAGCTGTGGGCGGAGACCGTCGAGAAAATGACGGCCGGACGCCTCAAGATCGAGACGCTTCCGGCGGGAGCGATCGTGCCGCCGTTCGAGGTGTTCGATGCCACCTCCAAGAACGTTCTCGATGTCGGCATGGGACCGTTCGGCTACATCCTCGGCCGCAACACCGCGACGATACCGATGTCGCATGGTCCGTTGTACGGCATGGACGGCTCGGACTACTGGGCCTGGTACTATGACGGCGGCGGCATGAAGTTGCTCGACGAGTTCTACCGAGACGTCCTCAAGCTGAACGTCGTCGGCTTCCCGATCCCGACTGACTACCCGCAGGGCATGGGCTGGTTCAAGAAGGAGATCAACAGCCTCGCCGACCTCAAGGGCATGAAGTACCGGATCTACGGCATCGGTGCGGAAACCTACGGCAGGCTCGGCGTATCGGTCGTCACCATTCCGGGCGGCGAGATCGTCCCGGCGATGGAGCGCGGCGTGATCGAGGGCGCCGAGTGGATCAACTGCGAGGAAGACAAAAAGCTCGGCCTCCATCAGGTCGCCAAGCATTACTACACGCCGGGCATGCATGAACCCGTCACCGGCGGCCAGTTGATGATCAACGGCGACGTCTGGAAGAAGCTTACGCCGGACTTGCAGGAGATCATCAAGGTGGCGAGCGTCTACGCAACGACGCAGCGTAACTTCGCCCTCAACCGAGAGACGGCGCAGGCTTGCCAGGACCTGATCAAAGGGGGCGTGCAGATGCATCGTACGCCCGACGAGATCCTGACCAACTTCCTCGACGAGTGGGAGAAGATCCAGGCCGAACACGCGGCGAAGAATCCCTTCTACAGGAAGGTTATCGACAGCCAGAAGGCCTACGCCGAACAGATCGTGCCGTTCAAGCTCTCCTGGTTCCCGCCGTACAACTTCGCCGGCGAATACTACTGGAAGAACAAGATCTATCTGACCAAGAAGTGA
- a CDS encoding serine hydrolase domain-containing protein — translation MSQPMQPGLLLLSCAVLVVLGLPAGAAPDEDLLGKAAGYPIGSRANWYYDESVRVGSFSNVDKILPHYTLAKSATSLSLPRAAAEPKIEYRFDKQSYSLDDFLARQRVTGFLLIRDGEVLAERYQYDRKAEHRFVSHSMAKSIVSLAVGMALTEKKIASLDDTIAKYVPGLAGNPYGETTIRNMLRMASGVPFQEVYDGKDDLAKFNKIRYSQDSVAALRAFTTREVEQGTRFHYASNQTVALTLLLHAVTGTSLSEYLTTRLWQPMGAEADATWSKTKDGTESGSGNFNAILRDYGRLGILLANDGALDGRQIVPKDYLLDATDWRRQPEPFTPRKATPYFGYGYQFWLFPGEKRRFALLGVYGQSIFVDPELKLVMVITAVAKNASVGKETLARERDALWRGVVGGYGSW, via the coding sequence GTGAGCCAGCCAATGCAGCCCGGACTGCTCCTGCTCTCTTGCGCGGTGCTCGTTGTGCTCGGCTTGCCGGCCGGCGCTGCGCCTGACGAGGACCTGTTGGGGAAGGCGGCCGGCTACCCGATCGGCTCGCGCGCCAACTGGTATTATGACGAGAGCGTTCGGGTTGGGTCGTTCAGCAACGTCGACAAGATACTTCCTCACTACACGCTGGCGAAATCGGCGACGTCGCTCTCGCTTCCTCGGGCTGCAGCCGAACCGAAGATCGAATATCGCTTCGACAAGCAGAGCTATTCGCTCGACGACTTCCTGGCGCGCCAGCGCGTTACCGGCTTCCTCCTGATCAGGGATGGTGAGGTGCTGGCCGAGCGCTATCAATACGACCGCAAGGCGGAGCACCGTTTTGTTTCGCACTCGATGGCGAAGTCGATCGTCAGCCTCGCCGTCGGCATGGCGTTGACCGAGAAGAAGATCGCATCGCTCGACGATACGATCGCCAAATATGTGCCTGGTCTTGCCGGCAATCCCTATGGCGAGACGACGATCCGTAACATGCTGCGGATGGCGTCCGGCGTGCCGTTTCAAGAGGTCTATGACGGCAAGGACGATCTGGCGAAATTCAACAAGATCCGCTACTCGCAGGACTCGGTCGCGGCGCTTCGCGCTTTCACGACGCGCGAGGTCGAACAGGGGACGCGCTTTCACTATGCGTCCAACCAGACCGTGGCCCTGACGCTGTTGCTGCACGCGGTGACCGGCACCTCGCTGAGCGAGTACCTGACGACGCGCCTGTGGCAGCCGATGGGCGCAGAGGCCGATGCGACCTGGTCGAAGACAAAGGACGGCACTGAAAGCGGCTCGGGGAATTTCAACGCGATCCTGCGCGACTATGGCCGCCTTGGAATCTTGCTGGCGAACGACGGCGCCCTCGACGGCAGGCAGATCGTGCCGAAGGACTATCTGCTCGACGCCACCGACTGGCGCCGCCAGCCAGAGCCGTTCACGCCGCGCAAGGCGACGCCGTATTTCGGCTACGGCTACCAGTTCTGGCTGTTTCCGGGCGAGAAGCGGCGGTTCGCGCTGCTCGGCGTCTACGGGCAGTCGATCTTCGTCGATCCCGAACTCAAGCTGGTGATGGTCATTACCGCCGTGGCGAAGAATGCCAGCGTCGGCAAGGAGACTTTGGCGCGTGAGCGCGACGCGCTGTGGCGCGGGGTCGTCGGCGGATATGGAAGCTGGTAG
- a CDS encoding TRAP transporter small permease subunit codes for MSSNTTSASAPGHPGGEFPRAFYAIIRVIDRFTDVTGKLIAMAMLFLVVTISYEVVMRYGFGAPTIWVYESSFMVNGAAFMLGSGYALLKGAHVRTDIYWENYSERTKGIVDLISYLCLFYPAMLIFMLISIDDAWHSYETGERSQESVWRAIMWPFRATIPLAALLLMIQGVSEVLKCWYQVQFGREFEHKEKIEI; via the coding sequence ATGTCGTCGAACACCACAAGTGCCTCGGCCCCCGGCCATCCAGGCGGCGAGTTCCCACGCGCGTTCTACGCGATCATTCGCGTGATCGATCGCTTTACGGACGTCACCGGCAAGCTGATCGCCATGGCGATGCTGTTTCTGGTCGTGACGATCTCCTACGAGGTCGTCATGCGCTACGGGTTCGGCGCACCGACCATTTGGGTCTATGAATCAAGCTTCATGGTCAACGGCGCGGCCTTCATGCTCGGATCCGGATATGCGCTGTTGAAGGGCGCGCATGTTCGCACCGACATCTATTGGGAGAACTACTCGGAGCGGACAAAAGGCATCGTCGACCTGATCTCATACCTGTGCCTTTTCTATCCGGCCATGCTCATTTTCATGCTGATCAGCATAGACGACGCCTGGCATTCCTACGAGACCGGCGAACGATCGCAGGAAAGCGTGTGGCGCGCGATCATGTGGCCTTTCCGGGCCACGATCCCGCTGGCGGCCCTTCTTCTCATGATCCAGGGCGTGTCCGAGGTCCTGAAGTGCTGGTACCAGGTCCAGTTCGGACGCGAGTTCGAGCACAAGGAAAAGATTGAGATATGA
- a CDS encoding CreA family protein, with the protein MTSKAIVKCDNKWRNLALVVLALTFWQTGPASAADEPDLIFRRSTVFKWLSPNDKLATYALDDPEVDGVACHFTVPEKGGFKGWLGLAEEVSDISLACRQIGPIKFKHKLEQGDDMFRQRRSLFFKKMQIVRGCDAKRNVLVYMVYSDRLIEGSPKNSTSSVPIMPWGQADAAIQKCGEFIQ; encoded by the coding sequence ATGACATCCAAGGCCATCGTTAAGTGTGACAATAAGTGGAGAAATCTGGCCTTGGTGGTGCTGGCGCTGACATTCTGGCAGACAGGCCCGGCGTCGGCCGCGGATGAACCCGACCTGATTTTTCGCCGTTCGACCGTGTTCAAGTGGCTGAGCCCCAACGACAAGCTCGCGACCTACGCCCTCGACGACCCCGAGGTGGACGGGGTGGCCTGTCACTTCACGGTCCCGGAAAAGGGCGGCTTCAAGGGCTGGCTCGGCCTCGCCGAAGAGGTCTCGGATATTTCGCTGGCGTGCCGCCAGATCGGCCCCATCAAGTTCAAGCACAAGCTGGAGCAGGGCGACGACATGTTCCGGCAGCGCCGCTCGCTATTCTTCAAGAAGATGCAGATCGTCCGCGGCTGCGACGCCAAGCGCAACGTGCTGGTCTACATGGTCTATTCGGACAGGCTGATCGAAGGTTCACCCAAAAACTCAACGTCCTCGGTGCCGATCATGCCTTGGGGCCAAGCCGACGCCGCGATTCAGAAATGCGGTGAATTCATCCAGTAA
- a CDS encoding L,D-transpeptidase → MLTAAGTLVAAPQADAATLFYWQDSDPGYYRPAPVAQPRKPKARRPSAKSAAAIKETNAKPHGPLIIAVSIEQQKVRVYDANGLFAESPVSTGMKGHSTPMGVFSIIQKHKMHRSNIYSGAPMPYMQRITWSGVAMHAGVLPGYPASHGCIRMPTAFAIKMWNWTRMGARVIITPGQITPASFSHPLLVAQKVVPQPLIANDPATDAPAVKSDKGADAGHATTPANANLAEPSLDLRSTVGHAAPLRERTHTADASTALPAMNAVVTMSDATPSAAEVRPAGDASNTEANADAPKSEPAANATDAGEPTKTEISASENAEDKPAEAKVEASSEAKSDAVNAEAPTAAITKVEEAKTPESKTPESKAPVSKPAGSKPAEAKAAEKPAEPVEAAADAPAAPAVAPDVKKDTARLPGAAAKAEPPRRPGLIAVFVSRKDSKLYVRENFKPQFDVPITIAPSDRPLGTHVFTAEVDKNDPNLLRWSVISLPVTARNAARTDEDDRAARRRKMTGGALAEAKPLPNSPAEALDRITVAPEAIARIAEALTTGSSILVSDHGINQGGETGEGTDFIVPLR, encoded by the coding sequence ATGTTGACGGCGGCCGGTACCCTTGTCGCCGCGCCCCAGGCAGATGCCGCCACCCTGTTCTACTGGCAGGACTCCGATCCAGGCTATTACCGGCCCGCCCCCGTGGCGCAGCCGCGCAAGCCTAAGGCCCGCCGGCCTTCCGCCAAGAGCGCGGCCGCCATCAAGGAAACCAACGCCAAGCCGCACGGGCCGCTGATCATCGCGGTCTCAATCGAGCAGCAGAAGGTCCGCGTCTACGACGCCAACGGGTTGTTCGCCGAAAGCCCGGTGTCGACGGGCATGAAGGGTCATTCGACCCCGATGGGCGTGTTCAGCATCATCCAGAAGCACAAGATGCACCGCTCCAACATCTACAGCGGCGCGCCGATGCCTTACATGCAGCGCATCACCTGGTCGGGCGTTGCGATGCATGCCGGCGTCTTGCCCGGCTATCCGGCGTCGCACGGCTGCATCCGCATGCCGACGGCGTTCGCGATAAAGATGTGGAATTGGACCAGGATGGGCGCGCGCGTCATCATCACGCCCGGCCAGATCACGCCCGCCAGTTTCTCGCATCCATTGCTGGTGGCGCAGAAGGTCGTGCCGCAGCCTCTCATTGCCAATGATCCGGCGACCGACGCGCCCGCGGTGAAGAGCGACAAGGGCGCGGACGCAGGCCATGCAACCACGCCTGCGAATGCCAATCTTGCGGAGCCGAGCCTGGACCTGCGATCGACCGTCGGTCACGCGGCGCCGTTGCGCGAACGGACCCACACCGCGGATGCCAGTACCGCGCTGCCGGCAATGAACGCCGTCGTGACCATGTCCGACGCAACGCCGTCTGCGGCTGAGGTCCGCCCGGCCGGCGATGCGTCCAACACGGAAGCCAACGCAGACGCGCCGAAATCCGAGCCGGCAGCCAACGCGACTGACGCCGGCGAGCCCACGAAGACCGAAATCTCTGCAAGCGAGAACGCCGAGGACAAGCCCGCCGAGGCGAAAGTCGAAGCCAGCTCGGAAGCGAAATCCGACGCGGTGAACGCCGAGGCCCCCACGGCAGCGATTACCAAGGTCGAGGAAGCCAAGACTCCTGAATCCAAGACTCCCGAATCCAAGGCTCCCGTATCCAAGCCTGCCGGATCCAAGCCTGCTGAAGCCAAGGCCGCTGAAAAGCCCGCCGAGCCCGTCGAGGCGGCCGCCGATGCGCCGGCAGCGCCGGCCGTTGCACCCGACGTGAAGAAGGATACGGCGCGTCTGCCCGGCGCGGCTGCCAAGGCCGAACCGCCGAGGCGTCCCGGCCTGATCGCGGTGTTTGTGAGCCGCAAGGATTCCAAGCTGTATGTCCGCGAGAACTTCAAGCCGCAGTTCGACGTTCCCATCACGATCGCGCCGAGCGACCGGCCGCTGGGCACGCACGTCTTCACCGCCGAGGTCGACAAGAACGATCCCAACCTGTTGCGCTGGTCGGTGATCTCGCTGCCAGTCACAGCCCGCAACGCCGCCCGCACCGACGAGGACGACCGCGCTGCGCGGCGCCGCAAGATGACCGGCGGCGCCCTCGCCGAGGCCAAGCCGCTGCCGAACAGCCCCGCCGAGGCCCTGGACCGCATCACCGTCGCTCCCGAGGCGATCGCCCGGATCGCCGAAGCCCTGACCACCGGCAGCTCGATCCTGGTGTCCGATCACGGCATCAACCAGGGCGGTGAAACCGGCGAAGGCACCGACTTCATCGTACCCCTGCGGTAG
- a CDS encoding dihydrofolate reductase, producing the protein MLADARNVMPDELKFEGDKAFFTAALDRADLILHGRNSYEDQPNSPRRRRVILTRKVEAIAPDPSNPNATLWNPAGATFEAACAQAGVPDGVVAIIGGPGVFGMFMDRYDVFWLSVAPHVRLPGGEPCFPGVPARTPQEILTAHGLRAGEAQTLDAVHDVTVTPWRRSA; encoded by the coding sequence ATGCTGGCCGACGCGCGCAACGTCATGCCGGACGAATTGAAGTTCGAGGGCGACAAGGCATTTTTCACCGCCGCCCTCGACCGTGCTGATCTGATCCTGCATGGCCGCAATTCCTACGAGGACCAGCCGAATTCGCCGCGGCGCAGGCGCGTCATCCTGACGCGGAAGGTCGAGGCGATCGCGCCCGATCCATCCAATCCGAACGCCACGCTCTGGAATCCCGCGGGTGCGACCTTCGAAGCTGCCTGCGCGCAGGCAGGCGTGCCTGACGGCGTTGTGGCGATCATCGGCGGCCCCGGCGTATTCGGCATGTTCATGGACCGCTACGACGTGTTCTGGCTCTCGGTCGCGCCGCATGTTCGCTTGCCCGGCGGCGAGCCCTGCTTTCCCGGAGTCCCTGCCCGTACGCCACAGGAAATCCTCACCGCACATGGGCTGCGTGCGGGCGAGGCGCAGACGCTTGATGCAGTGCATGATGTCACCGTCACGCCGTGGCGGCGCAGCGCCTAG